The window GCGGTGCGCCGGCCGCTGCGCGGCGGCCGGGCCGGGCGTGCGGTGCTGGACGCGCTGATCGCGCTGGCCGCCCGGCGCGGCGACGGCGAGATCGTGCTGAGCGCCCAGCTCTCGGCCGTGCCGTTCTACGCACGCGCCGGCTTCACGCAGAGCGGGCCGGGCTTCGAGGAAGCGGGCATCCCGCACGTGGAGATGCGCCGCAGCCTGTAGCGCGCCGGCATCGGCCGCGCTTGGTGCGACCGGCGCTGCGAGGCATCATGCCGGGATCATGACGAGGCAGCCCCGATGAGCACCGCAAGCGACGCACTGTTCAAGAAACTGGCCAACGACCTGGGCGTGGAGTTCTCCGAGGAGATTCGCGCCGTGCCGCACTACGAGGTGTCGGTCGAGCACGACGGCATCCTCTACGTCAGCGGCCAGATCCCGCGCATCCGCGGTGCGGTAGCGGTGGCAGGGCGCGTCGGCGCCGAGATCTCGCGCGAGGAGGCCCGCCATGCGGCCCGCATCTGCGTGGTGAAGGCGCTGGCCGTCGTGCGCCAGGCCGCCGGCGGCGACCTGAGCCGCGTGAAGCGCATCCTGCGCATGACGGTCTACGTGCAGAGCGCGCCGAACTTCACCGAGCACAGCGAGGTGGCCGACGCCGCCTCGGACATTCTCTACACGCTGTTCCAGCCGGGCGGCGGCCACACCCGCACCACGGTCGGCGTGGCCCAGCTGCCCAAGAACGCGGCGGTCGAGATCGACATGATCGTCGCGCTGGGCGACCGCGAGGCGGGCAGCAGCACGTTCTGAGCGGCCGGGGCGGACCGCGCGGCGGTTCAGGCGGTCGCGCTCAGCGCTTCGATGGCTTCGCCCAGCTCGAGCCAGCGCGTCTCGAAGGTCTCGATCTGCTCGCTGAGCAGCTTGAGGCGCTTGCCGCGCTCGGCGCGTTCG is drawn from Methylibium petroleiphilum PM1 and contains these coding sequences:
- a CDS encoding RidA family protein, producing the protein MSTASDALFKKLANDLGVEFSEEIRAVPHYEVSVEHDGILYVSGQIPRIRGAVAVAGRVGAEISREEARHAARICVVKALAVVRQAAGGDLSRVKRILRMTVYVQSAPNFTEHSEVADAASDILYTLFQPGGGHTRTTVGVAQLPKNAAVEIDMIVALGDREAGSSTF